A region of Photobacterium sanguinicancri DNA encodes the following proteins:
- a CDS encoding YfcC family protein, translating into MFKIKKFPNAFTILLGLIVFFALLTHILSAGQYERVFNEALGRDVPIPGSYHQIEASPQGVLDTLMAPISGFYDPATNIVGAMDVSLFVLMVGGFLGIITKTGAIDAGITRIMIRLKGREIMMIPILMTLFALGGTSYGMAEETLAFYGLLIPIFIAAGFDALVAVAVIFVGSGIGTLGSTINPFGNVIASNAGGVDFLDGFGLRLGILVIALIIGCLYVIRYAKMIQKDPSRSLIADINKANADHFLANRNDSDLDVALTLKQKIVLALFAATFVIMIYGVSTLGWWMAEMSTLFIVMGIICGIVGRLSEDDLINSFVAGAADLIGVALIVGVARGIVVVMEAGNITDTILFYSEGLVAGKSSVLFINAVYWIEMLLAFVVSSTSGLAVMSMPILAPLADFANTGRELVVTAFVCGIGTVLFVTPTYGVLMGGLAIGRVPYITWLKFIGPLVAFFVVLNTIMLSLGASVLG; encoded by the coding sequence ATGTTTAAGATTAAGAAGTTTCCAAATGCGTTCACCATTTTATTGGGGTTAATTGTTTTTTTTGCTTTGCTGACACACATACTGTCAGCGGGACAATACGAGCGGGTATTTAACGAAGCCTTAGGGCGTGATGTGCCTATTCCTGGGTCATATCACCAGATTGAAGCATCACCACAAGGTGTGCTCGATACGCTAATGGCACCGATCTCAGGCTTTTACGATCCTGCCACCAACATTGTTGGTGCTATGGATGTGAGTCTATTTGTGCTAATGGTCGGCGGCTTCTTGGGCATTATCACCAAAACAGGGGCAATTGATGCGGGTATAACACGCATTATGATCCGACTAAAAGGTCGAGAAATCATGATGATCCCTATTTTGATGACCTTATTTGCACTTGGCGGTACCAGTTACGGTATGGCAGAAGAAACCTTGGCTTTCTATGGCTTGTTAATTCCTATCTTTATTGCTGCTGGCTTTGATGCTCTTGTTGCGGTGGCGGTTATCTTTGTCGGGTCAGGTATTGGTACGTTAGGGTCAACCATAAACCCATTTGGTAACGTGATTGCATCAAATGCGGGTGGGGTCGACTTCCTTGATGGCTTTGGGCTTCGTCTTGGTATCTTGGTCATTGCGCTGATCATTGGCTGTTTGTACGTTATTCGCTACGCCAAGATGATCCAAAAAGATCCGAGCCGCTCGCTTATTGCGGATATTAACAAAGCTAATGCAGATCATTTCTTAGCGAACCGTAACGACAGTGATTTAGATGTTGCACTAACGCTTAAACAAAAAATTGTATTGGCATTGTTTGCTGCGACCTTCGTTATCATGATTTACGGTGTATCTACCTTAGGCTGGTGGATGGCAGAAATGAGTACCTTGTTCATTGTGATGGGGATCATTTGTGGCATCGTGGGTCGCCTGAGCGAAGATGATTTGATTAACTCGTTCGTCGCAGGGGCTGCTGATTTAATCGGGGTAGCACTGATTGTCGGTGTGGCTCGCGGTATCGTGGTTGTGATGGAAGCGGGTAATATCACTGATACCATTTTGTTCTACTCAGAAGGCTTAGTGGCTGGTAAAAGTTCAGTATTGTTCATTAATGCGGTGTACTGGATAGAAATGCTATTGGCATTTGTTGTGTCATCAACATCAGGCCTTGCGGTAATGAGTATGCCTATTTTGGCACCTTTGGCGGACTTTGCGAACACAGGACGTGAGTTGGTGGTAACTGCGTTTGTGTGTGGTATTGGTACTGTATTATTCGTTACACCAACTTATGGTGTGCTAATGGGCGGTCTTGCGATTGGTCGTGTTCCTTACATCACTTGGTTGAAATTCATTGGTCCACTGGTTGCTTTCTTCGTGGTACTTAACACCATTATGTTGTCATTGGGTGCGAGTGTGTTGGGTTAA
- a CDS encoding efflux RND transporter periplasmic adaptor subunit, which translates to MKKVIVAVVVAVALAGGSQFIFNGESQAAEKSSKSMAAQRAVAVTTGVVASEPVAQSLSLVGKLEAQRSVMVATEVSAKVNSITAGVNSRVNKGDLLLQLDDAKARASYSEAKAYLADEKRKYVEFERLVKRGALTQTELNGQLASVQIADARLDAAKAQLDDHAIRAPFAGTVGLIDFSEGHLVATGTELFSLDDLSKMRLDIQVPEQYLSFLREGMTVNATSQAWLNTAFSGKIVAIDSRVQRDSLNIRVRVNFDNKENKLKPGMLMAANLDFIPQDAAIIPVQALEYSGSKRFVYVVDDAGIAHRTQVELGARIENEVVIESGVGIGDRIVVQGLVNIRDGATVNDLTAQQADGKKTKTDTQIKAGA; encoded by the coding sequence ATGAAAAAAGTAATTGTTGCTGTTGTTGTGGCTGTCGCTTTGGCTGGTGGTAGTCAGTTTATCTTTAATGGCGAATCGCAAGCGGCTGAAAAATCGTCGAAAAGTATGGCGGCGCAACGTGCTGTCGCAGTGACAACGGGTGTTGTTGCTTCAGAACCTGTTGCTCAATCCCTTTCGTTAGTGGGTAAGCTGGAAGCGCAGCGCTCGGTAATGGTGGCAACAGAAGTGTCAGCTAAGGTAAATAGTATTACGGCTGGTGTGAATAGCCGAGTGAATAAAGGTGACTTACTCTTACAGCTTGACGATGCAAAGGCACGTGCTAGTTATAGTGAAGCGAAAGCTTACTTGGCTGATGAAAAGCGTAAATACGTTGAATTTGAACGCTTAGTGAAACGTGGCGCGTTAACCCAAACAGAATTAAACGGCCAGCTTGCTAGCGTTCAAATTGCTGATGCGCGATTAGATGCAGCCAAAGCCCAACTGGATGATCATGCTATTCGCGCGCCGTTTGCTGGCACTGTTGGTTTGATTGATTTCAGCGAAGGACACTTAGTGGCAACAGGCACTGAACTGTTCTCACTTGATGATCTTTCTAAGATGCGTCTTGATATTCAAGTACCAGAGCAATACCTCTCTTTTCTTCGTGAAGGCATGACAGTGAATGCCACCAGTCAGGCATGGCTGAATACCGCTTTTAGCGGAAAAATTGTCGCGATTGATTCTCGCGTACAGCGTGATTCCTTGAATATCCGTGTGCGAGTCAACTTTGATAATAAAGAGAACAAGCTCAAACCTGGGATGCTAATGGCAGCCAATCTGGATTTTATCCCTCAAGATGCGGCGATTATTCCTGTTCAAGCACTTGAGTATTCTGGTTCTAAGCGTTTTGTTTACGTGGTGGATGACGCGGGTATCGCTCACCGCACCCAAGTTGAGCTGGGTGCACGTATTGAAAATGAAGTGGTGATTGAGTCGGGTGTCGGCATTGGCGATCGCATCGTGGTGCAAGGACTTGTGAATATTCGAGATGGCGCAACGGTCAATGATTTGACCGCGCAGCAGGCCGATGGAAAAAAGACGAAGACTGATACTCAGATTAAGGCGGGTGCCTAA
- a CDS encoding LysR family transcriptional regulator translates to MKKIDDIDIRLLQLFLIIVESDGFSAAQYQLNMHQSSISKKMNDLETRLGMTLCHRGRSGFKLTPDGLKVYEMSRQLFGQIDVFQKQIDNIRSISCGNIQFGMVDNLVTNPDCFIPAAIAMFVDKHPQVRIDCAIADSYQIEKGLLEDKFDIGITSSEVKKSGLDYHYLFEEKQSLYCVPQHAILDINRPASLKDIQNNALVERGLAHHITPMSEVMASCCTAYAPNMEATAHLILSGRFMGYLPDHYADIWLQKGMMAKVPVVEELAYSTHFYLTTNEQHDLSLASKALVNDLKQSHDIKSVMAELSLG, encoded by the coding sequence ATGAAAAAAATCGACGATATAGATATTAGGTTATTGCAACTTTTTCTGATCATTGTTGAAAGTGATGGCTTTTCCGCTGCGCAATATCAATTGAATATGCATCAATCAAGTATCAGTAAGAAGATGAATGATTTGGAAACACGGCTAGGGATGACTTTGTGTCATCGGGGGCGAAGTGGTTTCAAATTAACACCTGATGGTCTGAAAGTGTATGAGATGAGTCGACAGCTGTTTGGTCAGATTGATGTCTTTCAAAAGCAGATTGATAATATCCGCAGTATCTCATGTGGTAATATTCAATTTGGCATGGTGGATAACTTAGTAACCAATCCAGATTGCTTTATACCAGCAGCAATCGCCATGTTTGTTGATAAGCACCCGCAAGTACGGATTGACTGTGCGATCGCAGATTCTTACCAGATTGAAAAAGGGCTGTTAGAAGATAAGTTTGATATTGGTATCACCTCGTCGGAAGTTAAGAAAAGTGGGTTAGATTACCACTATCTCTTTGAAGAGAAACAAAGTTTATACTGTGTGCCGCAACATGCCATCCTTGATATTAACCGACCTGCAAGCCTAAAAGATATCCAAAATAACGCGTTAGTTGAACGAGGTCTCGCTCATCATATTACGCCAATGAGCGAGGTGATGGCATCATGCTGCACAGCTTATGCGCCAAACATGGAAGCGACTGCCCATTTGATTTTATCCGGTCGATTTATGGGGTATTTGCCCGATCATTATGCTGATATTTGGCTGCAAAAAGGAATGATGGCCAAAGTGCCGGTGGTGGAAGAACTCGCTTACTCGACTCATTTTTATCTAACCACTAATGAGCAACATGACTTGTCGCTAGCGTCTAAAGCATTAGTGAATGACTTAAAACAATCTCATGATATAAAAAGTGTGATGGCTGAACTATCATTGGGTTGA
- a CDS encoding multidrug efflux RND transporter permease subunit: protein MWLSDVSVKRPVVAIVLSLLLVIFGVVSFSKLSVREMPDVESPVVSIHTSYKGASATIMESRITTPLEDELSGISGIDTIQSTTRNGSSRISVTFEMNWNLTEGVSDIRDAVARAQRRLPDEADDPVVSKDNGSGEPAVYVNLTSSVMDRTQLTDYAERVLTDRFSLINGVSSVDLSGALYRVMYVKLKPDQMAGRGITTQDIVSALNEENVELPGGIVRNDMTTMSVRTARLYRSAEDFAYLVVRTAEDGSPIYLKDVADVSIGAQNENATFKNNGVSNLSLGIITMTDANPLNVSKGVYEEVERMQRFIPEGTSLYVDYDSTVFIERSINEVYSTLFVTGMLVVMVLYIFIGQARATLIPAITVPVSLISAFMVAYFFGFSINLLTLMALILAIGLVVDDAIVVVENIYHHIERGEPPLLAAYKGTREVGFAVVATTVVLVMVFLPISFMDGMVGPLFTEFSVLLAVSVIFSSIIALTLSPVLGSKLLKANVKHSKFNQWVDRGFTKLEAGYRKWVTAAVRYRYAAPVVVLACIGLSFVLLKSVPAQLAPQEDRGVIFAFVKGAEGTSYNRMVGNVEEVERRLLPMVGEGVIKSISIQTPAFGGRAGDQTGFVIMQLEDWLERDVSATDALSQVRKALTGIPDVRVWPFMPGFRGGSSEPVQFVLNGADYTELFEWATVLKNLAEESSMMEGADLDYAETTPELVVSVNRPRAAELGIPVADIAKTLEIMLGGTTETTFVERGEEYDVYLRGDENSFNNATDLSQIYVRSRSGELLTLESVASVEEVASAQKLSHNQKQKSITLKANLVPGYTLGEALEFLDSEAIDRLPKDITIDYAGESKDFRENQSSILLVFGLALLVAYLVLAAQFESFINPLVVMLTVPMGVFGGLAGLIILGQSLNIFSQIGMIMLIGMVTKNGILIVEFANQLRDKGVEFEKAIIEASERRLRPILMTAFTTLFGSVPLILSTGAGSESRIAVGTVVFFGMAFATFVTLFVIPAMYRLLSAKTKSPGYVADQLELALQKDFVARQTHGDISHTEAKS, encoded by the coding sequence ATGTGGTTATCTGATGTCTCTGTAAAGCGTCCTGTGGTCGCGATTGTACTGAGCTTATTGTTGGTCATTTTTGGTGTTGTTTCATTTTCTAAGCTCTCTGTTCGTGAAATGCCAGATGTTGAAAGCCCTGTGGTGTCGATCCATACCTCTTATAAAGGGGCATCGGCAACCATCATGGAAAGTCGGATCACCACGCCGTTGGAAGATGAACTTTCAGGCATCAGCGGGATCGACACCATTCAATCAACTACACGTAACGGTTCTTCGCGGATCAGCGTGACCTTTGAGATGAATTGGAATCTAACCGAAGGGGTCAGTGATATTCGTGATGCGGTGGCACGTGCACAGCGCCGTTTGCCTGATGAAGCTGATGATCCTGTGGTATCGAAAGATAACGGCAGTGGTGAACCTGCGGTTTACGTCAATCTAACCTCAAGCGTGATGGACCGAACCCAGCTAACCGATTATGCCGAACGCGTGTTAACTGACCGCTTTAGCTTAATTAACGGTGTAAGTTCGGTGGATTTAAGCGGTGCGCTGTACCGCGTCATGTATGTAAAGCTAAAGCCCGATCAAATGGCAGGCCGCGGCATTACCACTCAAGACATTGTGAGTGCGCTCAATGAAGAAAACGTAGAGCTGCCTGGCGGTATTGTGCGTAACGATATGACCACCATGTCGGTACGTACCGCGCGTTTATATCGTTCAGCAGAAGATTTCGCTTATTTGGTGGTGCGTACAGCCGAAGATGGTTCGCCAATTTATCTGAAAGACGTGGCTGATGTGTCTATCGGTGCGCAAAACGAAAATGCGACCTTTAAGAATAACGGGGTATCGAATCTAAGCCTTGGCATTATCACCATGACAGATGCCAACCCATTGAATGTATCAAAAGGGGTGTACGAAGAAGTCGAACGCATGCAGCGTTTTATTCCCGAGGGGACTTCTTTATATGTTGATTACGATTCAACGGTGTTTATTGAACGCTCAATCAACGAAGTTTACAGCACGTTGTTTGTAACTGGCATGCTGGTTGTCATGGTGTTGTACATCTTTATCGGCCAAGCACGTGCCACTCTGATCCCTGCGATCACTGTGCCTGTCTCGCTGATTTCGGCCTTTATGGTGGCGTACTTCTTTGGTTTCTCTATTAACCTATTAACCTTAATGGCGTTGATACTGGCGATTGGCTTGGTGGTCGATGATGCCATAGTCGTAGTCGAGAATATTTATCACCATATTGAACGTGGCGAGCCGCCATTACTAGCGGCTTATAAAGGCACCCGTGAAGTGGGTTTTGCGGTAGTCGCGACCACCGTAGTATTAGTCATGGTGTTCCTGCCAATCTCCTTCATGGATGGGATGGTTGGCCCGCTATTTACTGAGTTCTCGGTATTGCTGGCGGTGTCGGTGATCTTCTCCTCAATCATTGCACTGACATTAAGCCCTGTACTTGGTAGTAAGCTATTAAAAGCCAACGTTAAGCACAGTAAATTCAATCAATGGGTTGATCGAGGCTTTACCAAGCTAGAAGCGGGTTACCGTAAATGGGTTACCGCTGCCGTACGTTACCGCTATGCCGCGCCTGTTGTGGTATTAGCCTGTATTGGTTTGAGTTTTGTCTTGCTGAAATCTGTCCCAGCTCAGTTAGCACCACAAGAAGATCGTGGTGTGATCTTTGCTTTTGTTAAAGGGGCTGAAGGCACCAGTTATAACCGTATGGTGGGTAACGTCGAAGAAGTCGAACGTCGTTTATTACCTATGGTGGGTGAGGGCGTGATCAAATCTATCAGTATCCAAACACCTGCTTTTGGTGGTCGAGCTGGGGATCAGACGGGCTTCGTTATTATGCAGCTTGAAGATTGGCTAGAGCGCGACGTTAGCGCGACAGATGCGCTGAGCCAAGTGCGTAAAGCGTTAACGGGTATTCCAGATGTTCGTGTGTGGCCGTTCATGCCGGGTTTCCGTGGTGGTTCTTCTGAGCCTGTCCAGTTTGTGCTTAATGGTGCGGATTATACCGAGCTGTTTGAGTGGGCGACGGTGCTGAAAAACTTGGCAGAAGAAAGCTCTATGATGGAAGGTGCGGATCTCGATTACGCAGAAACCACTCCTGAACTCGTCGTCAGTGTGAATCGTCCTCGCGCGGCAGAGTTGGGTATTCCGGTTGCTGATATCGCCAAAACATTGGAAATTATGCTCGGCGGTACCACAGAAACCACCTTTGTTGAGCGTGGTGAAGAATACGATGTCTATTTACGTGGTGATGAAAACAGCTTTAATAACGCGACCGATTTAAGCCAAATCTATGTTCGTTCACGTAGTGGCGAGCTATTAACCCTAGAGTCTGTTGCAAGTGTTGAAGAAGTGGCGTCAGCACAAAAGCTGAGCCATAACCAAAAGCAAAAGTCGATCACGCTAAAAGCTAACTTAGTGCCGGGCTATACCTTGGGTGAGGCGTTAGAGTTCTTAGATAGCGAAGCGATCGATCGTTTGCCGAAAGACATCACGATTGATTACGCGGGTGAGTCGAAAGATTTCCGTGAAAACCAAAGCAGTATCTTATTAGTGTTTGGTTTGGCGTTATTGGTGGCGTACTTAGTGCTAGCGGCGCAGTTTGAGAGCTTCATTAACCCACTGGTGGTAATGTTAACTGTCCCTATGGGGGTCTTTGGTGGCTTAGCGGGCCTGATTATTTTGGGACAAAGCCTGAATATCTTCAGCCAAATCGGGATGATCATGCTCATCGGTATGGTAACCAAAAACGGTATCTTGATTGTGGAGTTTGCCAATCAGCTGCGTGATAAAGGGGTTGAGTTTGAAAAAGCCATTATCGAAGCATCTGAACGTCGTTTACGCCCGATCTTGATGACAGCCTTTACCACTCTGTTTGGTTCTGTACCTTTGATCTTATCAACGGGTGCGGGTTCAGAAAGCCGTATCGCAGTGGGTACTGTGGTGTTCTTCGGCATGGCCTTTGCGACATTCGTGACCTTGTTCGTGATCCCTGCGATGTACCGCTTGCTATCAGCGAAAACCAAATCACCGGGTTATGTGGCGGATCAGCTTGAACTGGCGCTACAAAAAGACTTTGTCGCTAGACAAACCCACGGTGATATCTCGCACACAGAAGCGAAGTCGTAA
- a CDS encoding glutathione S-transferase family protein yields the protein MGKLVNGVWHDIWYDTKDSDGKFVREDAGFRDWVTADGEPGPQGQHGFQAESGRYHLYVSLACPWAHRALIFRQLKQLEEHIGVTVVSPDMLTEGWVFDEPEPNYGLMYLHQLYSKAKPDYTGRVTVPVLWDKQTQTIVSNESSEIIRMFNQAFDALTGNHDDYYPYHLATEVDKWNDFIYPAINNGVYRCGFATTQAAYEEAFDGLFTALDRVDHHLSTHRYLAGDSITEADWRLFTTLIRFDAVYVGHFKCNRQRIADYAHLSGYVKELYQYAQIAETVDFYHIKRHYYASHSTINPTRIIPLGPELDLLSSHGRGIRRDM from the coding sequence ATGGGGAAGTTGGTGAATGGCGTCTGGCATGATATTTGGTATGACACCAAAGACAGCGATGGCAAATTTGTACGAGAAGATGCCGGTTTTCGTGATTGGGTGACGGCTGATGGTGAACCGGGGCCACAAGGGCAGCACGGCTTTCAGGCAGAGTCTGGCAGATACCATCTGTATGTTTCGCTGGCTTGTCCATGGGCGCATCGAGCTTTGATTTTCAGGCAGCTTAAGCAGCTAGAGGAACACATAGGCGTTACTGTAGTGAGTCCAGATATGCTAACGGAAGGTTGGGTGTTTGATGAGCCCGAGCCGAATTATGGCCTAATGTATCTGCATCAGCTGTATAGCAAAGCCAAGCCCGATTACACGGGAAGGGTAACGGTGCCTGTACTGTGGGATAAACAGACTCAGACAATTGTCAGTAATGAATCTTCAGAGATCATCAGAATGTTCAATCAAGCGTTCGATGCATTAACGGGTAACCATGATGATTATTATCCGTACCATTTAGCGACAGAGGTTGATAAGTGGAATGACTTTATCTATCCCGCCATAAATAATGGGGTTTACCGCTGCGGCTTTGCCACGACACAAGCGGCATACGAAGAGGCTTTTGATGGCTTATTTACTGCATTAGATCGTGTCGACCATCATCTATCGACCCACCGTTATCTGGCGGGTGACAGCATTACAGAGGCCGATTGGCGCTTGTTCACCACGCTGATTCGTTTTGATGCCGTATATGTGGGGCATTTTAAGTGTAATCGCCAACGGATTGCGGATTATGCGCACTTATCTGGCTATGTGAAAGAGTTGTATCAATATGCTCAGATAGCGGAGACCGTCGATTTTTACCATATTAAGCGTCATTACTATGCTAGCCACAGCACAATAAACCCGACTCGTATTATTCCGTTAGGGCCTGAATTAGATTTATTATCATCGCATGGCCGTGGTATTCGTCGTGATATGTAA
- a CDS encoding response regulator has product MTTTNLNATPAIHWEKIKVLIVDDQRSASTLLKSLLTPLGIKHIDLADTYDEAVRACRKTHYNVLITDYHLNQVLNGSELICLLRSKRLLSSACGIMMISGDHSTEVILSTLSVQPDCFLSKPITNTTLKQKLTQTLKDSEIRQPVYHALEMQQTKRAIELCKQQLTQFGHNQKLSDLLLDLLVEEQAWQQLQPILIFLTAKHPSHKVAVVEAKVMAHEGHLEQAIQHLEALIERTPLCIEAFDLLVQYQQVSHRPFDALVTAKRAFQLTPSASHRALIVAQQAADLNQPDELLNAGRVLANHLPIIDISWIVRFAEFNAIFEQLYFSPRTNQSRRQLRQELKGIQLRAFSRLLPAQQPFLTTYGHIVRARFYLSENKPLKAKRRALIGLSYYFEKITKLPSVILIELLPILINLGEVLLISEVHQTLSLRDQFDGHSLQRIDALRSNTESANSIKNLALQLSEAKALIVSHPQQAIRLYDQILIRYPYSSDANLGYLDAYSRQGSVPEPQDQALPQDQALQQDQELPLDQQQTRPYSRLRRQAISVMPLPADYEAWRSRIFDQLDNTPSQQFNEPPVNSPCLLSIDLAPNTETALNTDVSTVARPEVIELAPVNHTQ; this is encoded by the coding sequence ATGACGACAACTAACCTCAATGCTACACCCGCTATACATTGGGAAAAAATAAAAGTATTGATTGTCGATGACCAACGTTCGGCATCAACTCTACTGAAAAGTTTACTCACGCCATTAGGTATTAAGCATATTGATCTTGCAGATACCTACGACGAAGCGGTCCGTGCCTGCCGAAAAACCCATTACAACGTACTCATAACAGACTACCATTTGAATCAAGTACTTAACGGCAGTGAATTAATTTGTTTATTGCGCAGTAAACGGCTCCTTTCCTCTGCCTGCGGTATCATGATGATCTCGGGTGATCACTCCACTGAAGTGATCTTATCTACCCTTTCTGTTCAGCCAGATTGTTTTTTATCAAAACCGATCACCAATACCACACTCAAACAAAAGCTGACTCAAACACTAAAAGACAGCGAGATCCGTCAACCCGTTTATCACGCGCTTGAAATGCAACAAACAAAACGCGCGATCGAACTGTGTAAACAGCAATTAACCCAATTTGGTCATAACCAAAAACTGTCGGATTTATTACTCGATCTCTTGGTTGAAGAACAGGCTTGGCAGCAACTCCAGCCAATTTTGATATTTTTAACGGCTAAACATCCCAGCCATAAAGTGGCCGTTGTTGAAGCGAAAGTAATGGCGCATGAAGGACACTTAGAGCAAGCTATTCAACATTTAGAAGCCTTAATAGAACGCACGCCCCTTTGCATTGAAGCTTTTGATCTATTAGTGCAATATCAGCAAGTTAGCCATCGTCCCTTTGATGCTCTCGTCACCGCTAAACGTGCATTTCAATTAACACCGTCTGCAAGTCATCGGGCGCTAATTGTTGCTCAACAAGCCGCTGATTTAAATCAACCGGATGAACTGCTCAATGCAGGCCGCGTATTGGCAAATCACCTTCCTATTATTGATATCAGTTGGATTGTGCGCTTTGCCGAGTTTAATGCCATCTTTGAACAGCTGTACTTCTCGCCACGCACCAACCAATCGCGTCGACAGTTACGCCAAGAGCTCAAAGGCATTCAACTACGCGCTTTTAGCCGTCTATTACCCGCCCAGCAACCATTTTTAACAACCTATGGTCATATCGTTAGAGCACGTTTTTACCTTAGCGAAAATAAACCGCTAAAAGCGAAACGTCGCGCGTTAATTGGATTGAGTTATTATTTTGAGAAAATCACTAAACTGCCATCAGTTATTTTGATCGAGCTCTTGCCTATTTTGATCAACCTGGGAGAAGTGTTGCTGATCAGCGAAGTTCATCAAACCTTAAGTTTGCGTGACCAATTCGATGGCCATAGCTTACAACGTATTGATGCACTGCGGAGCAACACTGAGTCAGCTAACAGCATTAAAAATTTAGCGTTACAACTGAGTGAAGCGAAAGCATTGATCGTCAGCCATCCACAGCAAGCCATACGTTTATACGATCAGATTTTGATCCGCTACCCGTATAGTTCAGATGCTAACCTTGGTTATCTTGATGCATACAGCCGTCAAGGCTCTGTTCCAGAACCACAAGACCAAGCACTGCCACAAGACCAAGCACTACAACAAGACCAGGAACTGCCCTTAGATCAGCAACAAACACGGCCTTATTCTCGGCTACGCCGCCAAGCGATTAGCGTGATGCCACTGCCTGCGGATTACGAGGCATGGCGAAGCCGTATCTTCGATCAGCTCGATAATACACCTTCGCAGCAATTCAACGAACCGCCAGTCAATAGTCCTTGTTTACTCTCTATAGATCTTGCGCCTAACACAGAGACTGCGCTAAATACCGATGTTTCAACTGTCGCAAGACCAGAAGTGATTGAACTGGCGCCAGTCAATCACACCCAATAA
- a CDS encoding alanine/ornithine racemase family PLP-dependent enzyme, with protein MQYPQLSINLDTIESNAANMVKSCKDYGVKPVGVTKLLLGAPELAQAMVTGGIEILGDARLINLARYQHLTVDKMLIRLPSFSEVEEVVALADISLNSESTVLCALSEAAVKANKQHRIVLMHDLGDLREGCFDENETLWLAELVLSLPNLELIGLGSNLACYGGVAPSADNQNQLVALAEKIESKYNIKLSVISGASSAGLTLMMAKEMPSQVNQLRLGASVIMGIGLNDEPVPHTQQDAIHLHAELIEIKHKPSVPTLSTALDAFGNTPEFVDRGIRCRGLCAIGRQDVDIDQIIPSDSRITVVGGSSDHLILDLTDCESEYQIGSVVTFELGYGGVLQCATSEFVHKSYVRN; from the coding sequence ATGCAGTACCCACAACTATCCATAAATCTCGACACGATTGAATCGAATGCCGCCAATATGGTGAAGTCTTGTAAAGACTACGGTGTTAAGCCTGTCGGAGTAACCAAATTATTACTCGGTGCACCTGAATTAGCACAAGCAATGGTGACCGGAGGAATTGAAATCCTTGGTGATGCTCGGTTAATCAATCTTGCTCGTTACCAGCATTTGACGGTCGATAAAATGTTGATCCGCTTACCGTCTTTTTCGGAAGTTGAAGAGGTAGTAGCACTGGCTGATATTTCACTGAATTCTGAATCTACCGTGTTGTGTGCCTTGTCAGAAGCCGCGGTTAAAGCCAATAAACAGCACCGCATAGTGCTCATGCATGATTTAGGCGATTTACGTGAAGGTTGTTTCGATGAAAATGAAACCTTGTGGCTAGCTGAATTAGTGTTGTCGCTTCCTAATCTTGAATTGATAGGGTTAGGCAGTAATTTAGCTTGTTATGGCGGCGTTGCCCCAAGTGCCGATAATCAAAATCAGTTGGTTGCACTGGCTGAGAAAATTGAATCGAAATACAACATTAAACTATCAGTGATCTCTGGTGCAAGTTCTGCAGGTTTAACGCTGATGATGGCAAAAGAAATGCCATCGCAAGTCAATCAACTGCGCCTTGGTGCTTCAGTGATCATGGGCATTGGCCTTAATGATGAACCTGTTCCCCATACTCAGCAAGATGCCATCCATCTACACGCTGAGCTCATTGAAATCAAACATAAGCCTTCAGTACCAACACTTTCCACCGCACTTGATGCATTCGGTAACACGCCTGAGTTTGTTGATCGCGGTATTCGCTGTCGTGGCCTATGCGCCATCGGCCGTCAAGATGTCGATATTGATCAAATCATCCCAAGCGATAGCCGTATCACGGTTGTTGGTGGTAGCAGTGATCACCTTATTTTAGATCTAACAGACTGCGAGTCTGAATACCAAATTGGCAGCGTGGTGACCTTTGAATTGGGTTACGGCGGTGTATTGCAATGCGCTACCTCTGAGTTCGTACATAAATCTTATGTGCGTAATTAA